In Arachis hypogaea cultivar Tifrunner chromosome 2, arahy.Tifrunner.gnm2.J5K5, whole genome shotgun sequence, a genomic segment contains:
- the LOC112752581 gene encoding uncharacterized protein, protein MSLLLRNPLPPSLFHFIPSINNPSSFQSQAMASFSSSSSPSTPSTEQQKQQQNQNLDQNKLSHVLKYHNQTKHHFNRYARGPHGLDWANQPNPFRRYLSSPLLPLLHFPTDDNNADDDANAPLYNSLFHSLPSPQPISKTTISKFLYDSLALSAWKTTGFSTWSLRVNPSSGNLHPTEAYVIAPNSIESLFDTPCVCHYAPKEHALEVRAKIPPGFFKKFFPLNSFLVGLSSIFWREAWKYGERAFRYCNHDVGHAVGAVAMAAAGLGWDVKILDGLGCEELKYLMGLHVFPEFEVPSRAVMGKFPEIEFEHPDCVMLVYPSGSQGFDLDYKELSNAILESFPELEWKGKPNSLSKEHVCWDIIYRTSEIVKKPLTSGDRFLVDPFQSSGSYSEGSYKGYSVRQVVRKRRSAVDMDGVTGIQRDTFYQIMSHCLPSGCQPGGKQRRQLALPYRALPWDAEVHAALFVHRVVDVPQGLYFLVRNEDHLGELKKAMRPDFVWAKPEGCPNELPLYELLRFDCQRLAKQLSCHQEIASDGCFSLGMLARLEPTLREKNVWMYPRLFWETGVLGQVLYLEAHAVGISATGIGCFFDDPVHQLLGFEGSTYQSLYHFTVGGPVLDKRIMSLPAYPGPNVDA, encoded by the exons ATGTCACTCCTCCTTCGGAACCCACTTCCGCCATCACTGTTCCATTTCATTCCCTCCATTAACAACCCTTCTTCATTCCAATCACAAGCTATGGCTTCATTCTCTTCGTCTTCTTCACCTTCTACGCCTTCCACTGaacaacaaaaacaacaacaaaatcaaaacctCGACCAAAACAAACTCTCTCACGTGCTCAAATACCACAACCAAACCAAGCACCACTTCAACCGCTACGCCAGGGGCCCACATGGGCTTGATTGGGCCAATCAGCCCAACCCATTTCGCAGGTACCTCTCTTCCCCTCTCCTCCCCCTCCTCCATTTCCCCACTGATGATAACAATGCTGATGATGATGCAAATGCACCCCTTTACAATTCACTCTTCCATTCTCTCCCTTCTCCACAACCCATTTCCAAAACCACCATCTCAAAGTTCCTCTATGATTCTCTTGCTCTCTCGGCATGGAAAACCACGGGCTTTTCAACTTGGTCCTTAAGGGTTAATCCGAGTAGTGGGAATCTTCACCCAACTGAGGCTTATGTTATTGCACCTAACTCCATTGAATCACTTTTTGACACACCATGTGTTTGTCATTATGCCCCAAAGGAACATGCTTTGGAGGTAAGGGCCAAAATCCCACCTGGGTTTTTCAAAAAGTTCTTTCCTTTGAACTCTTTCCTTGTTGGGTTGTCTTCGATTTTCTGGCGTGAGGCTTGGAAGTACGGGGAGCGTGCTTTCAGGTATTGTAATCATGATGTTGGACATGCTGTTGGTGCTGTCGCTATGGCTGCTGCTGGTCTTGGTTGGGATGTGAAGATTCTTGATGGTTTAGGGTGTGAGGAATTGAAGTACCTTATGGGGCTCCATGTCTTTCCTGAGTTTGAGGTTCCATCACGTGCTGTTATGGGGAAGTTCCCTGAGATTGAGTTTGAGCACCCTGATTGTGTTATGCTTGTTTATCCAAGTGGGAGTCAAGGTTTTGATTTGGATTACAAGGAGTTGAGTAATGCTATATTGGAGTCTTTTCCGGAATTGGAATGGAAAGGGAAGCCGAATTCCCTTAGCAAGGAGCATGTGTGCTGGGATATTATATATAGAACTTCTGAGATTGTGAAGAAGCCTTTGACTTCAGGGGATAGGTTCTTGGTTGATCCATTTCAGAGTAGTGGCAGTTATAGTGAGGGTTCTTACAAGGGATATAGTGTGAGGCAAGTGGTTAGGAAGCGAAGGAGCGCTGTTGATATGGATGGAGTTACAGGAATTCAGAGGGATACATTTTATCAGATAATGTCACATTGCCTTCCTTCAGGTTGCCAACCTGGAGGAAAGCAAAGGAGGCAGCTCGCGCTGCCATATCGTGCACTTCCATGGGATGCCGAGGTGCATGCTGCTTTGTTTGTTCATAGAGTAGTGGATGTGCCTCAGGGCTTGTATTTCCTGGTCAGGAATGAGGATCATTTGGGTGAGTTGAAGAAAGCTATGCGTCCCGATTTTGTCTGGGCCAAACCAGAGGGCTGTCCCAATGAGCTTCCTTTGTATGAACTCCTGAGATTTGATTGTCAGCGGCTTGCCAAGCAGCTCTCGTGCCATCAG GAGATTGCAAGTGATGGTTGCTTCAGCCTTGGTATGTTGGCTCGGTTAGAGCCTACATTGCGTGAGAAGAATGTATGGATGTATCCTCGTTTATTTTGGGAGACTGGAGTCCTTGGACAGGTATTGTACCTTGAAGCACATGCTGTTGGAATCTCAGCAACTGGAATTGGTTGTTTCTTTGATGACCCTG TGCATCAGTTGCTTGGGTTTGAAGGGTCAACTTACCAAAGCCTCTATCATTTTACTGTTGGAGGTCCCGTCTTAGATAAGCGCATAATGAGTCTACCAGCATATCCAGGCCCCAATGTTGATGCTTGA
- the LOC112752554 gene encoding uncharacterized protein isoform X2, which produces MASHNYMASAKSVSLYCISSGVSQSAIAALFCKINFGQKQFSTCCFGFTQPCLIDKFRRMTWSVRSSLNDSGFSPSTSNGTNGRTRIIRVIQEFQTTLGSKIQEVKKNLPMKLLSFLVGFYCATAFATVIGQTGDWDILSAGLAVVVVEGIGALMYGTSLPFVSKGI; this is translated from the exons ATGGCATCACACAATTACATGGCAAGCGCCAAATCTGTATCTCTTTATTGTATAAGTTCAGGAGTTTCTCAATCTGCCATTGCTGCACTCTTTTGTAAAATCAATTTCGGCCAGAAGCAATTCTCTACTTGCTGTTTCGGTTTCACTCAACCTTGTTTGATTGACAAGTTCAG GAGGATGACATGGTCTGTTAGAAGCAGCTTAAACGACAGTGGTTTTAGTCCTTCCACTTCTAACGGTACCAATGGAAGAACACGCATAATCCGAGTGATTCAAGAGTTTCAGACCACGTTAGGTTCGAAGATTCAGGAAGTAAAGAAAAATCTTCCGATGAAACTTCTTTCCTTCCTGGTTGGTTTTTATTGCGCTACTGCATTTGCCACTGTTATCGGACAAACAGGTGACTGGGATATTCTATCTGCTGGCTTAGCCGTGGTTGTTGTGGAAGGCATCGGCGCTCTCATGTATGGAACTTCTCTTCCATTTGTTAGCAAAG GAATCTGA
- the LOC112752554 gene encoding uncharacterized protein ycf20 isoform X1, with the protein MASHNYMASAKSVSLYCISSGVSQSAIAALFCKINFGQKQFSTCCFGFTQPCLIDKFRRMTWSVRSSLNDSGFSPSTSNGTNGRTRIIRVIQEFQTTLGSKIQEVKKNLPMKLLSFLVGFYCATAFATVIGQTGDWDILSAGLAVVVVEGIGALMYGTSLPFVSKGRSLISIFNYWKAGLTLGLFLDSFKY; encoded by the exons ATGGCATCACACAATTACATGGCAAGCGCCAAATCTGTATCTCTTTATTGTATAAGTTCAGGAGTTTCTCAATCTGCCATTGCTGCACTCTTTTGTAAAATCAATTTCGGCCAGAAGCAATTCTCTACTTGCTGTTTCGGTTTCACTCAACCTTGTTTGATTGACAAGTTCAG GAGGATGACATGGTCTGTTAGAAGCAGCTTAAACGACAGTGGTTTTAGTCCTTCCACTTCTAACGGTACCAATGGAAGAACACGCATAATCCGAGTGATTCAAGAGTTTCAGACCACGTTAGGTTCGAAGATTCAGGAAGTAAAGAAAAATCTTCCGATGAAACTTCTTTCCTTCCTGGTTGGTTTTTATTGCGCTACTGCATTTGCCACTGTTATCGGACAAACAGGTGACTGGGATATTCTATCTGCTGGCTTAGCCGTGGTTGTTGTGGAAGGCATCGGCGCTCTCATGTATGGAACTTCTCTTCCATTTGTTAGCAAAGGTAGGAGCCTAATATCAATATTCAATTATTGGAAAGCTGGCCTAACATTGGGACTCTTCTTGGATTCatttaaatattga
- the LOC112752613 gene encoding probable tRNA N6-adenosine threonylcarbamoyltransferase, mitochondrial, with protein sequence MASPSAFSRLNLLLPKPSLFAANFRRTQFHFFPTLSSRTISSSSSSSSSSSSSLTCSSYSNSSMKELQNPTPKRDNHFVVLGIETSCDDTAAAVVRSNGEILSQVVSSQADLLTKYGGVAPKMAEEAHSQVIDQVVQEALDNAYMTEKDLTAVAVTIGPGLSLCLRVGVQKARQIAGSFKLPIIGIHHMEAHALVARLTEKDLQFPFIALLISGGHNLLILARDLGQYVQLGTTIDDAIGEAYDKTAKWLGLDLRRSGGPAIEELAKEGNAKSVSFSVPMKQHKDCNFSYAGLKTQVRLAIESKKIDANIPISSASKEDRLARADIAAAFQRIAVLHLEERCERAIQWALKMEPSIRHLIISGGVASNHYVRSRLDMVVKKNGLQLVCPPPRLCTDNGVMVAWTGIEHFRMGRYDPPPPAEEPENFVYDLRPRWPLGEEYAEGRSDARSIRRARLHPSLTSIIQASSQQ encoded by the exons ATGGCTTCTCCATCGGCATTTTCGCGCCTTAACCTTCTCCTCCCGAAACCTTCTCTTTTTGCCGCCAATTTCCGCAGAACCCAATTCCATTTCTTCCCCACTCTTTCTTCCCGCaccatctcctcctcctcctcctcctcctcctcctcctcctcctccctaacATGCTCTTCTTATTCTAATTCTTCTATGAAAGAGCTCCAAAACCCAACCCCAAAACGCGACAACCACTTTGTCGTTTTGGGCATTGAAACCAGCTGCGACGACACTGCCGCCGCCGTT GTGAGAAGCAACGGTGAAATTCTGAGTCAAGTCGTGTCTTCTCAG GCAGATCTGCTAACGAAATATGGAGGTGTCGCTCCAAAAATGGCAGAAGAAGCTCACTCGCAGGTTATTGACCAG GTTGTGCAAGAAGCTCTTGATAATGCTTACATGACTGAGAAGGATCTTACTGCAGTTGCTGTTACTATTGGTCCTGGTTTAAGTCTTTGCCTTCGTG TTGGAGTGCAGAAGGCTCGACAAATTGCTGGGTCCTTTAAGTTACCAATTATTGGCATACATCACATGGAAGCACATGCTCTAGTAGCCAG GTTAACTGAGAAAGATTTACAGTTTCCATTCATAGCCCTACTAATATCAG GGGGACATAATCTACTCATTCTAGCTCGTGATCTTGGGCAATATGTACAACTTGGAACAACAATAGATGATGCAATTGGTGAAGCATATGACAAGACAGCCAAATGGCTTGGACTTGATTTGAGGAGAAGTGGTGGTCCTGCTATAGAGGAGCTTGCTAAGGAGGGGAATGCCAAATCAGTAAGCTTTTCA GTTCCAATGAAGCAGCACAAAGATTGCAACTTTTCCTATGCTGGTCTAAAAACCCAAGTAAGGTTGGCAATTGAATCCAAAAAGAT TGATGCCAACATCCCTATTTCTTCTGCAAGTAAAGAAGATCGATTGGCCCGGGCTGATATTGCTGCTGCTTTTCAG CGAATTGCAGTGTTACATCTTGAGGAAAGGTGTGAACGTGCAATCCAGTGGGCATTGAAGATGGAGCCTTCTATAAGACACCTG ATTATCTCTGGTGGTGTTGCATCAAATCATTATGTTCGATCTCGGCTTGATATGGTTGTGAAGAAGAATGGCTTGCAACTTGTATGCCCTCCTCCCCGGCTTTGTACTGACAATG GTGTAATGGTAGCTTGGACTGGCATTGAGCACTTCCGCATGGGAAGATATGACCCTCCTCCACCTGCAGAAGAACCAGAAAACTTTGTG TATGATTTGCGGCCGAGGTGGCCACTAGGGGAAGAATATGCCGAAGGAAGAAGTGACGCACGCTCAATAAGAAGGGCTCGTCTTCATCCATCTCTTACGTCTATAATTCAAGCATCATCACAGCAGTGA
- the LOC112752597 gene encoding arginase 1, mitochondrial → MSGIARKGIHYLQRLNASNVSTAMLEKGQNRVIEASLTLIRERAKLKGELVRALGGAIACPSLLGVPLGHNSSFLQGPAFAPPRIREAIWCGSTNSSTEEGKVLEDPRVLTDVGDVPVQEIRDCGVDDDRLMNVISESVKLVMEEAPLRPLVLGGDHSISYPVVRAVSEKLGGPVDILHLDAHPDIYHCFEGNKYSHASSFARIMEGGYARRLLQVGIRSITTEGREQGKKFGVEQYEMRTFSRDREYLESLKLGEGVKGVYVSIDVDCLDPAFAPGVSHIEPGGLSFRDVLNILHNLQGDIVAADVVEFNPQRDTVDGMTAMVAAKLVRELTAKIAK, encoded by the exons ATGTCAGGTATAGCACGTAAAGGCATCCATTACTTGCAGAGACTAAATGCTTCAAATGTATCTACTGCCATGCTAGAGAAAGGTCAAAACCGTGTGATAGAAGCTTCCCTTACACTTATTCGCGAAAGAGCAAAGCTTAAG GGAGAACTCGTGCGTGCTCTAGGAGGGGCTATAGCATGTCCATCTCTTCTTGGAGTTCCTTTGGGACATAATTCATCATTCCTTCAAGGGCCTGCCTTTGCACCTCCTCGCATTAGGGAGGCCATTTGGTGTGGTAGCACAAACTCTTCAACCGAAGAAG GAAAGGTATTAGAGGATCCACGAGTGCTTACTGACGTTGGTGATGTCCCTGTCCAAGAAATTCGAGATTGTGGAGTAGATGATGACAGATTGATGAATGTCATCAGTGAatctgtcaagctagtgatggaGGAG GCTCCATTACGACCCTTAGTTTTAGGTGGTGATCACTCAATATCATATCCAGTTGTTCGAGCCGTCTCTGAAAAACTTGGAGGACCGGTTGATATTCTTCATCTTGATGCACATCCTGATATCTATCATTGCTTTGAAGGAAACAAGTATTCACATGCTTCTTCTTTTGCCCGAATCATGGAGGGTGGTTATGCCAGGCGACTCTTGCag GTTGGTATAAGATCAATAACAACAGAAGGGCGCGAACAAGGCAAAAAATTCGGGGTTGAGCAATATGAAATGCGAACATTTTCAAGAGATCGTGAATATTTAGAAAGCctg AAACTTGGTGAAGGTGTGAAAGGTGTATATGTCTCAATAGATGTGGATTGTCTTGATCCTGCTTTTGCTCCTGGAGTGTCTCACATCGAACCGGGAGGTCTCTCTTTCCGCGATGTTCTCAACATCCTACACAACCTTCAAGGCGACATTGTTGCCGCAGACGTGGTTGAATTCAATCCGCAACGTGATACAGTTGACGGTATGACTGCCATGGTAGCCGCAAAGTTGGTGAGAGAACTGACTGCCAAGATTGCAAAATGA
- the LOC112752528 gene encoding uncharacterized protein, producing the protein MALSASRAMSKGVVITVPVLVLSALVAAVFLFFLFSSLSSCSCPSTSGPPVNPIANAIANANANAVSVGGTVSDSGSGGFTLSTRKDDVEWVKNQIIANGLHMHDNVLRKGINPRTRAQQLEDLRQFKGISHYEGDGSDNHTALPCPGELLVEEHHSNYGEPWAGGRDVFEFLAQASQLRPDSQVLEIGCGTLRVGLHFIRYLNPEHFHCLERDELSLMAAFRYELPAQGLLHKRPLIVKGEDMDFSKFDSATVYDLIYASAVFLHMPDKLVWIGLERLASKLRPYDGRIFVSHNIKFCSRLGGEECTKRLTSLGLEYLGKHTHDSLLFNHYEIWFEFRRSKA; encoded by the exons ATGGCGCTCTCGGCTTCGAGGGCAATGTCAAAAGGTGTAGTGATAACAGTGCCTGTGTTGGTTCTTTCTGCTTTGGTGGCTGCTGTATTTTTGTTCTTCTTGTTTTCCTCTCTGTCCTCTTGCTCCTGTCCTTCAACTTCAGGCCCGCCTGTAAACCCCATCGCCAACGCCATCGCCAACGCCAACGCCAACGCCGTGAGTGTTGGTGGCACTGTGTCTGATTCTGGCAGTGGTGGCTTTACTCTGTCAACAAGGAAGGATGATGTTGAGTGGGTGAAAAATCAAATCATAGCAAACGGGCTTCACATGCATGACAATGTGCTTCGCAAGGGTATTAACCCTCGGACTAGGGCTCAGCAACTTGAGGATCTTAGACA ATTTAAGGGTATATCACACTATGAGGGCGATGGATCAGATAATCACACCGCCCTTCCGTGCCCTGGGGAACTCCTTGTTGAAGAACACCATAGCAACTATGGCGAGCCTTGGGCAGGTGGAAGAGACGTTTTTGAGTTTCTTGCTCAAGCTAGTCAACTCCGACCTGACTCGCAGGTCTTGGAGATAGGTTGTGGTACACTCCGTGTTGGTTTACATTTCATCCGATATTTAAATCCTGAACACTTTCATTGTCTCGAAAGGGATGAGCTCTCTTTGATGGCTGCATTTAGATATGAGCTTCCTGCCCAAGGCCTTTTACACAAACGACCTTTGATAGTTAAGGGGGAGGACATGGATTTCAGTAAGTTCGATTCTGCCACAGTGTATGATTTGATTTATGCTAGTGCCGTGTTTCTTCATATGCCTGATAAGCTCGtgtggattggattggaaagatTAGCATCTAAGTTGAGACCTTATGATGGACGAATCTTCGTATCACACAATATTAAGTTCTGTTCGCGACTGGGTGGAGAGGAATGCACAAAGAGGCTTACAAGCTTGGGGCTTGAGTATCTTGGGAAGCATACGCACGATAGTTTGCTATTCAATCACTATGAGATATGGTTTGAATTTAGACGGTCAAAGGCTTAA